A segment of the Butyrivibrio fibrisolvens genome:
TTGGGCAATCTTCAGTAAGTGTATATATAGCAAGAATAGAATTATCTACTTCATTGCGCATAAGCGATGGCTTTGCATAATACGTATCCATGTTCTGCTTGTCATGGAGTAATTTTGAAAAAACAGTAAGATCCTTAGACTCACGCATCTTGTCACCCATATGTTTATCAATCCATATGGGCCACATGGTAGCTGTCATGATCCAAGCTCTTTCACCAAAATCGGACTTCTCTATTCCTTTTTGCAGTTCATCATAATTGAACTTAATAAAATCATCTTTTATTCCTAGAAGTTCTTCCAATGAGAACTTCTTATTATCTTCAACGTTAAGAATATCGAAGCTCTTATACTGTCTGCATATCTCCTTAGCGAGAGCAAAGAAGTCTTCGATTTCATATTGAGAAGTGGGCGTATTAATAGACATCTCTACGAGCGCATCATTATTCCCATCAAAGTAAATGCCACGTCCGATATGCTGCGGATTGTATAGAATACAAGAATTGTTCTGGTGCTTACCTTCATCCAATACGTAAAAATCATTGTACGTGCCGAACTTGAATTTGCAGTTTTCCAGCATCTCCCCGATATCGATAGTTCTTTTGGTAAAAAAGCCTTTTCTGGTGATTTTTAAAGAAAATGGCATTTTTATAATCCTCCCCTTTTTTCATACAGTCTATTATTTAATACAATTTCCTGCTTAGAATATAAATAAAGCCCCGGCCAGAATGTCGGAGCTTTATTAGTGTTTTCTTTTCAGCTTACGCCTAACTGGCTCGCGGTTATCACACCAAACCCGCCCATGGACTCCATGTATCCCCCTGCCAGTAGGGATTTACATTTCTACGTCAACAGATGATCTAGTCTTCTGTTTCTTTTATTATAATATAAACATCCAACATCAAGGTCAATTACTCATTTCGTTTTTTCTCTTAGATTTCTATGAATAGTACCTCTCCCATAATCTTTATATCATAGTGCCAAAGAATACACCCGTAGCTCAATCCCCTTATAATTGCAAGTCTCCACAACCTTACCACCACAACTAAGAATCACATGCTCGCTGGCAATGTTAGAAGGTTCACAAGCTATAGTAACATCTTTCATTCCCTGCTGTTTAAGCCATAACAAAAGCTCCTTAAGCATCCACTTTGCATAGCCATGGCCTCTATCGCATGGACGTACCGAATATCCTATCTGGAACTTCGGATCTGCTTCATATCTGTACTAGATCATGCCGATAAGATGTTCATCAGATTTTCTTATGCAAAAGAACTGCTGAGCGTGGCCTCCAATCTCCGCAGGCGCGCCTTCTGCTGCCCTCTGCCTGCAATTTTCAATGTACGCAAGCGGATTCTCAAATTTTCTAAGAGAGCCGCAGCCATCCATGTGATCTTCGCAGTCAATGAATTCCTGTCTGTATGCACTGATATCATCAGCATATTTGTCATCGGCTTCTACCAATTCAAGATCAGCCTCAGGTCTTTTCACTCTGGTAAAAAACTCCTTGTCATCTTCATGGTGGATATAAGCGCCGTTCTTAAGCTGCGTTTTCAAAGATGCTGGGTTATCCTTATGAACCGACATATAGATCTCGTCTTCCGGAATGATCTCCCATGCCTTTTCTATAGTCAGGCGCAGGCCTTCATTGGCATATCCTTTGCCGCGGTATTCTTTTTTGATTCCATATCCTATGTGTCCGGCGCCATTGGCAAGCGCTTCGCACAGGTGATGCCTGATCCTGAAAAGTCCTACGATCGTATCGCCATCCCACAGGAAGTATTCTGTTCCGGGAACATGTCCGGGAGAAAGGTTTATTCCATTGGATTTATCTATATATCCCGGGAGAATCTTCTTTTCAAACTCTTCGTATGAGCAACCATAATCCTTATTGGTGAAGCCGTTTTCGTCCTCTGGAAGCTGAGTAATAAACTCGTACTCCTTTTGCACATCTTCCATGTTTGCTTCTTTTAGATATACTTTTTTCATGGTTTTTATCCTTCTTTACTAGGGGCGTTTCTTTCAAGCCTGTATGTTATCAGTGTCATTTTATCATTCACAACCACTTCGCGGCCGAATCTTACGAATCCGCATTTTTCGTATAAGTGGCAGTTTCTCGGCTCCTGAAGTATTGTTTCAAGTATCCATTCCTTAACTTCCTGGTACAGTTCAAACGCAGCCTGTATGGCTTTGTAACCCATTCCCTGGTCCTGGTACTGCGGCAATATGAATAAGGGACTGATAAAAGAAATATGTTTTTCTTCAGGGTCATTGTGACCGAGGTTGATCGCTCCGACTCTATCGACGTCTTGCATTATGAAATAATACTGCCTGTTAGGTATGGCTGCTCTTTTCTTAATTCTTTCAAGAGTTTCTATTGCAGGACTACAATCATCATGGTACTTCTCATATAGGGGCATGAAGCTTTCTACCTGCATTTTGTGTAGTAGTTCGAGTTCATTTTCTTTTACCGGAATAAGGTCTATTTTTCCCATTATTTTTTTCTCCCGATCACTCTGTACCAGTTATACTTGAATTATTTTTTCTTTTCCAAAATAGTCTATATTAGAGACACTTTTGAAAATATTTGGATTTTCTGCCATCTTCTTCAAAAGACTCTACCAAATCAAATCCAGATTTTTCCAACACTTTAATAGATGCCAGGTTATCAGAATAAGTAAATGCACCGATAGATTTCAGATTAAACTTATTCTTTATATCTTCTAAAAATAGTAATGTTGTTCCCGTAATCTTAGTACCTATTGAATTCTTTCAACTTATATACCATAGGAATATACTTAATCCCATGCTTTTCTTGTTCCTCAGATATTCTTATGAATCTGAGGCTTGTATAAAATTTTTCGCCATAAGGAGACGAGTTAACGGTGATTTCATAAATATCGTCATTGTTTGACCTTATATCATTGCATATATACTCAAACAGCCTCTTTCCAATACCTTGCCTTTGGTAATCCCTATCGACAAAAGCAAGCATAATATGTGAAGTCTTTCGCATGGTCATTACTGCAACAATTTTCTTACCATCAAAAGCTCCATACATTTTGAACTGCCCAGTTAGACAGCCTCTTCTAAAATCATCATTTTTAATTATGTCATTTACAAAAGAGTCAACGCCTTCTTCAGAATAATCAGGGGCTTCAAACTCCATAAAAACACGTATGATAAGATCCAATGCATTGTCAATTTCATTTTCAGAAACAAGCTTAATATCCATCACATAGTTCCTCTAAATCTGCATCCTATAGAACAAACCTTCCCCTATAGGCGTTGTCTTTCTATATGGTTCACCTATTATATGAAACCCCGCTTTTTCATAGCATTTCACTGCTCGAGTATTCCATGATCTAACTTCCATATAAATCGTTTTTTCTCCAAAAACAACTTTTGATAATTCAATGGCCAATTTTACTATAGTCTGCCCATATCCTTTACCACACATATCCGGATGAACACCAACTCCGAGTACTACATCAGATTCTTTCTCTTTCAGATTTATGTATCCTACCAAAGATGTTCCATCATAAAACGAGTAGTAGTTATTACATGGATTTCCAAATCCAGAATGGTTCGATAGTTGCTCTTCATAGGGAATACTATTATAGATTGAATAATCTCCAGCATATTTCCAGTCAGATATTATGCTCTTTTCTACGTCAGTAGTCACATGATATTCCAACATAACATTTCCTCATCAAATGTTCATCCAAATCCCTTCATCATGGATCTCTGCATTTTCTACGCTTCTATAAAATCTCTGAGCTTCATCATTTCGTGCCATAAGTGCTATCAACATAGATGTACCTCTATTCTTCAGCTCTTCACGAAGCTTTGTAAGCATCATCTGAGCAACCTTAAGATGCCTTTTACTTTTGAGAACACATATCCAGTCAAGGTATGCTGCATAACACTCTCCATCATTTCGGCTTGATACGATTGAAGCATCAATTCTGCCAATAACAGCATCTTTCTCTATCGCAAGAAATGACACTGCATTAACAAACCTTTCATCTGAAAAAGAAGCTATAATTTTTTCCCTATACTCATCATCGGGCTCCCAGAAATATGTATCTGGCTCTTCCTGACGTAATCTCTTTTCATAATCTATCACTTTATCAACGTAATCTCTTGTAAATTCAACTATTTCTATCATTTCTATACCTTTTTCATTAATCCGAAAATTGTTACAAATCACATTCTTTTCATTTTTTCTATTGCCAGATCATGATTCTGTAAAGCCGCTTTTTCAAACCAGAATCTTGCTTTTTCCATATCTATAGCAGTCCCGGTTCCTTGTTCATAACAGCATGCCAGGTTATACTGACCATCTCTGTCGCCATCTTCTGCTGCCTTTGTAGTCCAGTATAGTCCCTGCTCTAGATCTTTTTCGACTCCAATACCTTCCAAATATGCATATCCAACCTGACATTCTGCAAGGGGATAACCTGTTTCTTTTGCTATTTTCAGATATTCAGATGTCCATTTTTCAAAATCCTCATTTTCCCAATACTTACCTAGAGCTCTACATCTGTCCAGCTCATCACACGGCTTATAATATCCCATCGTTAGATTATTCCTCTTTCGAATTCTTAAACATATGCCTTATCATACCATAGTGAAAATAGCTATTCTACTACATTTGTAATCTTTTATTAAATCAAAAATCAAACATACTATATGTTGACTTATTTTTACAAGCCAACTATACTTTTACTTAATATTTTTCAGAAAGCAGAAAAACTATGATACACAATGGACTCATCATTAATTCTATAGCCGCGAACGCGAGACCCGTGAATGCTCAGGGGTCTGTTTTTGTTGTTAATGATGAGGAAATATGGAGGAATGCGGTCTAATACTATAACTCCATAATAGATATGTTTATTAAGCCTCATCAGACTATATGTTTGATGGGGCTATTTTTTTACCCAGGAGGACAAACAATATGAAATCATCAAAGTCACAAAGCAATGAGAAAATATTACTATTCGGACATCTGACGTCAAAATTGGGTGACATCATTTTTGATTACGCCAACAAGATCGTCCTTGTATCTGCATTTACAAGTAAGCCTTGGGTACTGGCCTTGTATCAAAGCATGGAATATATTGTCGGGATCATCTTTAACATAATCGGGGGACTACTGGCCGATTTTGGTAATAAAAAGAAAATCATTATCATTTCAGATCTGTTTAGCGCTACTTTCTGCTTTATAGCAAGCTTTTTTGTCACATCAAACTATATGGCAGCTGCACTTATCATCGCTAATGGGCTTCTGGCACTGGTCTTTTCTTTTCAATCACCATGCTTTAGAGCTGTTATAAGTCAGATGATAGAAAAAGACAGGATCGTTAAATATAACTCCGTAAACAATGCCGGTATGGAGATCATAAACATCGTCGGTCCTATCCTTGGCATGGCACTTATGGGATTGGTCGGGGCAAGGGGAGCTCTACTTATAAACGCTGGCTCATTCTTCATTTCAGCTGTTTCCGAAGTCTTCCTAAACCCACTTAAACCAGAAGTCGAGAAAGCAAAGAAACCAGGATTAAAGGAACTGCCATCAGGAATCATATATGTATATAAGAAAAAGAATATACTTATCCAAGTCATAGTCTGTGCCTTCACAAATTTCTTTATCACCGTATATAACTTACTGGCACCTTATACTGAGATCCTCTACAAAGGAACATTTGACGGATATTATAGCAAGCTTCTTGTTGCTGATGCTATTGGTGGAATTCTGGGATCAGTTGTTAATACCAAGATTGCTGCAAATTATTTAAAGGACGGAGCTTCTCTTTTAAAAATGGAAGTACTGGTTGGACTTTCCCTGTTATTTATCCCTATTGCTGCATTATCAGGCAATCTCCTTATTGGACTTATCCCATACCTTTTGTTTAGTATGACCCTGGCTATGTATAACATAAATTTCATGTCATATATCCAGACCAGTGTTGATGAAGCTTTCCAAGGGCGCGTATTTAGCGTCATCTTCGCTTTTATCATGATATTTATGCCTGTTGGCTCATTCTTTTTCTCAGCTATAAATGTTACTAAAGATATACGTAGTTTTTATATTCCGGGAGTAGGAATAATTATTGTCGCAATTGTATGCCTCATCATTAATAGATATATGAATAGCGATGATGTTGAGAGAAAAAATGAGATTTAATCAGTAAATGAGTTGCAAAAAGTCCGGTTGGAAACCCAATCGGACTTTCTTTTGCTCATCTGCTCGTATGCTTTTATATTAAATCATTCAATTCAAAGCAATCTCATTAAACTCAAGCACATACGGACTGCCATCCCTCGGATCTGTTCTATCCTCATCATGAGAAAAAGAAAGGCCGCATTTCATCATAAGTTTATGAGATGCAATATTTTTCTTCCTGCATGATGCGACAAATTTATGTGCACCGCATTTTCTGGCCTCATCCATGAAAGCCGTCAGTATTTCCGTACCATATCCCTTCCCTACAAATTCAGGGCCTACGGCTATTCCGGTATCCTCATACACTCCCGGCTTAATCTCTTCCATCCCTGCAAAACCAATAGCTTTACCGGATCTCTTTTCATATACGAAAAAAGCATACTTTTCGACCTGTTGGAACTTCACAGACTTTCTGAGTCTTTCTTTTGCTTTTTCTATACTATCAGTAACAGTCCAGAGCATATATCTTGTACTTTCCTCATGTCGCCATAAGTTGTTATATATGTCATCTAAATCTGACTCCGTAGCCTTTTTTAACATCACATTCTTAGTTTCTATGGTAAAAGAGCTATAATCTGCCATTCCTCTTAATTTCTCATATGATTTTTTTATAAAACTATCTGCTGACAGCAACACATTTTTTAGACTGTCATACTCTATCAGCTTAAACGTATCTTTCAGATTGTTTATTCTTATTGATTTCACTTCATTAGGTCTTACAATATGCGGTTCCTGATCCTTATATTCAGCAAGGAAAAAGACTATTTGCCTTCTTACATCAGATCTATCTAAAAGGTCATACTCCTGAACCTCTCTAAATCCAGGTATAAGACTAAGCTCCAATCCGGTCTCTTCTTTTATTTCTCTGATAGCAGTCTCTTCCTCAGTCTCATCATTTTCAACATGACCTTTGGGTAGACTAAAAAAGCCGCTTGCCTCCTCAACCATAATGTATTTAATTTCCTCGCCGTCTATTGTAAATACTACTGCGCCGCAGGATTTATCAATTTGCACTTTATTCATTGTATATTTCTCCACTGTTTTAATATAAAAGGCATATACTCACGATTTCGCAAGCATATGCCTTATGATACCATAGTGAAAATGGCTATTCTACTGTTTTTCTAAGATAATTAATACTTTCGTTTACTTGCGCAGGCCCTCAATCTCATTCTGCAATTCCCCGAGAAATTGCATAGCAACTTCATCCAACAGATAGTAGATTTTTTTGTCTGTTATAAATACTTAAGACCCTTTTAATATGCAGCTTTACACATTCCAAGTCGCATATACGCAGTTCTGTCCTTCAACTTTATCAAACCCAATTGATGTATACAAACGAATTGCCGGAACATTATCAACATCTACCATCAAAGACATGCCCTTAGGATTGTTCAGTTCTATGGCTTTTGCAAGAAGTTTTTTGCCATATCCTTTTCTGCGGTATTCATCTTTTACAAACACATCATAGGGCTCATTTTCTTCATAATTCTTTGTGAGATCCAAATAGCCAACGACGTTATTTTCTTCAGTAGCCACCAAAACATAGAATCTGTCCGGTTCTTCCAGTACTCTTTCCCCGTTCCAGTAATTCGATGTATCATGGATTGCAAGATAACCTCTGATATATTTATCATCTATCAATTCGATTCCAGATATATCATCAATTTCCAAAATTTGCTTCAAAACCATTTTTTGCTGTTCTTCGCGGAAAAGCGCATTCTTTGTCTTTAAAATATTCCTGAGAATTTCATTACATGGATTAAAGGAAAAATCAATCTGGTAACCGTTAAAGTACTGTGACAAATAGGCAAACAGCTCAATATAGGCACCTTGTGACCTGGACAGTCCCATAGTTTCTTCTACATACTTTTCATCATCTATAACAAGAAGAACGAATAATCCGATTATTTTCTCTTTATCAAAAACTGCAAGTACACGATCATCCGCATTATGAACAGCCCTTTCAAGCTTCTCCTCTATCAAATCAGAATCCAGGAGAGGCTGTGAATAATCTTTGTCAGCGTTTATTTGACGTGCAAATGCTACATATTTTTCAATTTCCGATGTTACTGTTACTAAATGCTCCACGTCTCTTACCTTCATCTCTCTATCTTCTTAAAAAGTCTTGCGCTCCAGAAATTCATATTGAGTTCATCAATATAAAAATGGAATATAGCCTTCCAGTTTTTCGTAGCAGTGCTCAGAACCATATATTCTGCCTCTGCTTTGACAGCGTTCTCAGCAAATCTAAAAAGCTTCTCTCCAACTCCTTGGGAACGCTTCTCGGAAATTACATACAGTTCTTCTACTTCGAAGAATGGAGTCCCCTCTGGTATTATTGATTTCATCTGCTTAGATTCACAAACTTTACCAAAAAGATACCCAATAATAGTACCATCGTCCTCTGCAAGAAATATTCTATTGCCTTCAATATCTGATTTATCATTTGGACGATATCCGTAGCAACTGTTCTCTGCTGCCCAGTCCTCTGAAAAACTGATTAGTTTAGCCAGAACGTCTTCGTTTAAATCTACTTCATGAATAAGCATCATATCCTCCAACTAAAGTGATTATTATCAATTCCTAACAATAAAAACATGCTCATCTTTGCTGTTTACCGCTTCATATAGTTCAGGAAGTCTATTCGCCATCTGCAACTGCTCCCTTCACATTTCCCTTTATACTTAACAGGGAATTTATCAGTTCAGGATCAGGCAACGCCGCAAAAGCTCCTTTTCGGTACTTTTCTATTATGTCAGATGTATCTCTCACACCATTTTCTGCGGTAAAGTCAGACAGTGAATAAACGTAAACGCCCTTTTCATCCTTATCTACAAACCAGATCTGTTCCTTTCTGAAAAGGCGTTTGCAATCCATAAGGTTAATATCGTGTACTGTGAAGATCATCTGTGCATCAGTATTGAGCTCATTATTAAACATAGCGACGGTGGCTCTTGTAAGTTTAAAATGAATACTGCTATCCAGCTCATCTACTACCAAGATTCGTCCCTGCTCAAGCGCTTCAATAACATAACTTGCCATTGCTGCTATCTTTTTAGTTCCTGTAGAATCAAATAACATACTTGGAACCTGAACGCCCTTATATGTAGAAACCAGTCTGATCTGATCCATTACACTATCTGGAACATCCAGCACTTTTTCCTCAGGCTTTTCATCAGCGTCACCAGCATTAAGCTTTACATTTCCCATTTCCACATATTCAAAATTGCCCATGTAAAGATCTGCATTTTTAATAAAATCAACAACTTTCTGCTGTAGCTGATTCTTGTTTTTCATAAGGTCGATGGTATGCTCCATAGGGATGTTATTCATATTGATAACATCTATCTTTTCAGCAAAACCAACCAGAACTTCCTTCATCTCATTGAGTGCCTTAAATTTTGTAGAATCAATAAGGTGGAAAATAACATTATTCTTTGCAACAACAGGCATCATTGTCAAAAGCTCTGTATCTATGCACTCATATTCTTCATTGAGAGTATCGCGTTTTAGCCAGCACACTTCTTTTTCGTTATTGTACTGATCTTTCAACACCTCTATAAATGATTCAAAGACGTAAGCCTCTTTCTTGACATCGTACTTGAAATCATACGAGAACTTTCTTCCACCTGATAAAAAAGTGACTCCAAGTTCACAGATATCGTTGTCTGTAAAAATATTTGACATAAGGCCATTTTTCTTATTCAGTAAAACGCTTTTTATAGCTTTAATACACCTTATAAGGCAGGTTTTTCCTGCATTATTAGGGCCATAGATTCCAGCTGTCTTAAGGACATTAAAGTTATTTTCTTTATGTACATTTGAGGCAAATTTTTTATTACGCATATCAGCTTTCATTGAGAAAGCAATCTGTTCATCAAATGCGAAGCAGTTTTTTGCCCTAATCTCTATAATCATAGCCGTTCCTCCGTTAAGGATTTTTACTATTGTTCACTATGATTATAACATTATCATATTTTTCATGCAATTATTTTGCATAAATAATATATGGACATTTCATAAATCAGTTTTACTGCGTTATAATTCTATAATCTGATCAAATCCTGTATCATCACTATCAATGTGAGATATCTTAATGACCATTTTATCAGGATCACTCAACAGCTCTTTTTCCAAATCCTTAAGCAGTGCCTTGGTTTCAACGTCCAGCCCGGCATCAATCTCATCCAGAATAACCAGCGATACATCAGATTCCATCATGCACTTCATCATGAAAAGCTTCTTCTTTTCACCTCCGGAAAGGGTTGCTCCATTTTCTTCTATAACATCAATCTCTGGGTTCAGATTCAGTTTCTTACGCATTGCCGCTATTTCATCCTCACTGTAATCTGAATGAGTTACATTTCTAAGATAATCTTCGACGCTTTCATTAAGTATAAGTTCATCCTGCGAAACGTAGCATATTTCTTTATAAAAAGAGCATGAATCATACTCAGAAAATGGTATATCATTGATAGATACCTGCCCGTTTGACGGCTTATATAAGCCTAGGATCATCTTAAGTATTGAGCTTTTACCGCTTCCATTTTCACCACGGATCAGGACATTATCGCCCTTATTTATATCAAAAGAAATATTGTTCATGATCTTCCTGTCATCGATTTCGAGCGTTACGTTTTCAAAACTGATATTCTCGATATCACTTATCTCTTTTCCGGAAATAATGGGAATATCCATAAGCTTTACAACATTGTCAAAGGCAGGAATATTCTTGATGATCACCTGGATCTGGCGCTGAACTCGCCCGCTGACAGCAAGAATAGTATTTGTTATAAAAAGGACTGTTACAAGCTTTCCGCCACTTACGTTCGATGTCAAAAGCAGCATGCCGGCAACTATAATGTATATAAGGTCAGTAAAGCTTTTTTCTATTGTCTCAAAGAACGCAGATTTTCCTTCGGCTTTCTCAGAGAGTTTCATAAAACTATCATGTATTTTTTTATTCTTAGTCAGATAATAATCTTCTAAACCGTTTGTACGAGTAGCTTCAACCATATCCACCGTCTCGTATACCTGCGCAGTATCTTGTTCATGCGCTTTGTCGCAAAGCTCATAATTACCTAATATGCCACGGCCTGTTATAAATGATGTTCCGAGTGTAAATGCAATCCCTAAGACTAACGTTATACCTGCAGGAATGCTATACCAAAAGGCAATTATCAAAAAAGCTATAACCGTAAGCGTATTAACAAAGCCCCCGACAGAATAAATCACTGCAATCGCAAACGCAGTATATGTCTGTCCTGACAGGACATATTTAAATTTGTCCTTGGACTTTTGAACATACTCCATGTACTCGCTTCCCCAAAGTACTTTGTATATCTTTTGTCTCATGTTCCATAAAAGATCATTGCCTATACGGATATACAGCCTGGTATTTAACCCTGATAAAAGAGATAAAAGAAAATAGCCGATAACAAACAGCAGCACAGCTATCGCAAAGGTATACACTGCTTTATCCGTTTCCAGCATATCGATCATGGCATTTATACCAAGCGGTATTGCCATCTCAACTGCGATCAATGCCATCATTACTACAAAGGCACCAAATAGTAATCGCTTATTTGATGCAAACATCATTTTTACAATTTTAAAATAGCTTTTCATAAGTCCCGAATCCCCCTTTACTACTGCGTTCAGGCTCTAAATCTACCATTCAAAATTGCAAAAAACAAGGCTTTAAATGCTGTATTTATCTGTGGTATAATATATATAGAAAGAGTAATGGCGCCACGCTAAGTGACGCCACTTTTTATTCCTGTTTAATCTTCCCGTCCCCAATATACATCCGCTCTGTAGCAATCCTGTCCACAAACACCTTATCATGCGAAGTAAATACAAGTGTCCCCTCATATTCGATCAGCATTTTCTCCAAAGCCTCTACAGATGGTATATCCAGATAATTCGTCGGCTCATCCAGTATCAGCAAATTCACATTCGATACAAAGAGCATGGCAAAAGACAGCTTCATCCGCTCACCACCCGAAAGCTCTGATGCCTTTTTGTTCATATCTCTTTCTGATAGCAAAAGACGTGCCAGTACAATCCTCGAAAGACTCTCGCTCTGGATACTGACTCTGCGCACATTTTCAAGAACGGTTCGATCAAGGTCGATCTGGGACATGTTCTGCTTGGCATATCCTATTTTGGCTCCTGGGACTACGTATACTTTTTCTCTATTATTTATTAGTTCCAGTAAAGTAGTCTTGCCGGCTCCGTTACCGCCCAGTAGCGCAACCTTACTTCCATTCTTGATCATAAAATCTGCATCGTCGAATATAACGTGGTCATCATAGGCAAAAGAAATATGTTCTCCACGGATCACTATGGGATTTCTTGGCGGATTGGTCAGTCTGAAATCAGGTCTTACTGTAAGTTCTTCTTTGGGCTTTTCTTTAACCTCCATATGTTCAAGGCGTTTTAGGACATTTGTGGCACTTCTTTCTATTCCACGGGCTTTGTCCTCAGGTTTTCTATTTCCAATGAACGCTCTAACCTTTACTTCACTTGCTGACATGTTCTTGGGCTTTTTATCTACAGTTTTAGCCTTAGCTTTTTTCTCAACGTAAACGCTTTGAAGCCTCTTTTTTTCAGCCTGATAGTTCTCGTATTCGGCCTGCTGAGTCTTTCGCTGTTCTTCTTTTTGAACAACATATTCATCATAATTTCCGCTATAGTTCTGAAGTTTGCCAAAAGAAATCTCTACGATCCTGTCACATATTTCATTAAGAACGGACCTGTCATGGCTGATCACGACCAGTGTTTCTATTTCGTTCAGTCTTTTTTTGAGCATTTCCACACCGTTATAATCCAGATTTGATGTGGGTTCGTCGAGAAATGCCACTGCATGTGGACTTGAAAAGAGCTGTGCAAGTCTTATCCTGGTATCTTCTCCGCCGCTAACATTTTCCTGCCAGATGTGGTCTGCAACTCCCATCTTGCCGGCTTCTGCATAGTCAGTTTCAAAGTATTCACTGTCTGAGCCAAACTGTTCAAAAAAAAACGGAATACAATTGCTCGAAACTGTTCCTTTGGTTGGTTCCAGCTCCCCTGCCAAAATTTTGAGAAGCGTGCTCTTGCCTGCGCCATTCATCCCAACAAGTCCAACCTTCTCGCCCTCATACAGATAGAACCTGTCGAAATCCAGTACGGTCTGTTCTCCATAGGAATGGACTATATTCTCTGCTTTTATCAATAAATGTCTCGCCATATAAGTCTCCCTTTTCAGCTAAAAAATAAGCCTATCCTGCGTACGCAAAATAGACTCACACAAAAAGACCTATATATAAATAAAGGCTTCGAATGCATGATAATCCAATTTAAGCGTACACATAATACCGCTGCATAAGCAGCAGCCATCATCAACATGTTCACCTAAATCAAATTATCTAATAATCATTCAGTCACCTCTGCGAAAAATCGCCCTTTCTTTTATTCAACTGCATGATATCACATATATAGATCAAATACAATCATATATCCTATATCGAGGCTTCACGAGTTGAAAAAACGTTACAGTTCAGACGCTAGATTGACACACAACCCTAACGATTAAAAATCACATATTAAATTGGCTACAAACCCGTTACAGTTCAGACGCTAGATTGACACACAACCCTAACGATTAAAAATCACATATTAAATTGGCTACAAACCCAGAAAAAATCTGACTTTTTCTGGGTTTCCTATTG
Coding sequences within it:
- the abc-f gene encoding ribosomal protection-like ABC-F family protein, which codes for MARHLLIKAENIVHSYGEQTVLDFDRFYLYEGEKVGLVGMNGAGKSTLLKILAGELEPTKGTVSSNCIPFFFEQFGSDSEYFETDYAEAGKMGVADHIWQENVSGGEDTRIRLAQLFSSPHAVAFLDEPTSNLDYNGVEMLKKRLNEIETLVVISHDRSVLNEICDRIVEISFGKLQNYSGNYDEYVVQKEEQRKTQQAEYENYQAEKKRLQSVYVEKKAKAKTVDKKPKNMSASEVKVRAFIGNRKPEDKARGIERSATNVLKRLEHMEVKEKPKEELTVRPDFRLTNPPRNPIVIRGEHISFAYDDHVIFDDADFMIKNGSKVALLGGNGAGKTTLLELINNREKVYVVPGAKIGYAKQNMSQIDLDRTVLENVRRVSIQSESLSRIVLARLLLSERDMNKKASELSGGERMKLSFAMLFVSNVNLLILDEPTNYLDIPSVEALEKMLIEYEGTLVFTSHDKVFVDRIATERMYIGDGKIKQE